The Candidatus Thiothrix anitrata genome includes the window AGGCAAATTGCACGGCGGCGTGGTTGGCACGCTGATGAGCAATCTTGGTTTGGAAAAGTCGATTCAGGCGTTGGGCGTGCCGTTTTACCGTGCGAAAGTCGGCGACCGCTATGTTATTGAGCAAATGACGCAACATGATTGTGATTTGGGTGGCGAATCCTCTGGGCATATCATTGTGCGCAATTTCATCACTACCGGTGATGGCATTATTGCCGCGCTGCAAGTGTTGCGTGCGATGCGCATGACGGGCAAGTCCTTACATGACCTGAAAAGCGTGATGACCAAATACCCGCAAACCCTGATCAATGTTCCGACCAAAGCACAAGATCAATTTGAATGAATCTGTCGCGATTCAGGATGCTGTGCGTCAGGTTGAGCAACAATTGGGTAATCGTGGACGGGTATTATTGCGTGCCTCTGGCACTGAGCCTCTGATTCGGGTGATGGTGGAGGGTGAAGATCCCCACGAAACCGCTGAATTGGCAGAGCAAATCGCCAGTGCGGTGCGGGCTGCGGCCTGACCTGCCCAGAATGAAGATTGATTTCCACCGCTTATGCAGGTAATCTTTCGCCCTTGCTTGAAAGAGAGGTGGAGTTATGCGTCAAAAATTGGTTGCAGGTAACTGGAAACTAAACGGGTCAAAGGCGAGTATCGAGTCTTTGATGGGTGGCATTCTAGCAGGGCTGGAAGGCATGGATAATGTGGCGGTGGCAGTTTGCCCACCTTATGTCTACATTCCCATGACTCAATCGCTGGTGGTTGGAAGCCGTGTCGGTCTGGGTTCTCAGGATATTGCTGATCAAGACGCAGGGGCTTTCACTGGCGAAGTTTCCGGTACGATGCTCAAGGAATTCGGCTGTGACTACGCGATTGTAGGTCACTCTGAACGCCGTGCGATTTACGGTGAGCAGGACGCTGATACTGCGCGTAAGTTTGCTGCTGCACGTAAGCACGGTCTGAAGCCGATTCTGTGTGTGGGCGAAACGCTGGAAGAGCGTGAAGCTGGCATTACTGAAGCGGTCGTAGCGCGTCAGCTGGATGCGGTGATTGCGATGGAAGGTGTGGAAGCACTGACTGACGGTGTGATTGCTTACGAACCGGTGTGGGCGATTGGTACGGGTAAAACCGCTAGTCCGCAACAGGCGCAGGATGTTCATGCGTTTATTCGCGGCAAATTGGCTGCGCTGAATGAATCAGTCGCAGCAAAAGTACAAATTTTATACGGCGGCAGCGTCAAAGGCGCGAATGCTGCTGAATTGTTTGCAATGCCGGATATTGACGGTGGCCTGATTGGTGGTGCATCACTGGATGCCAACGAATTCTTGGCTATTTGCAAAGCCGGTAACTAAGGTTAATAAAAAACACTATGTTATACAATGTCTTGTTGATCATGTTGATCGTTGTTTCTGTTGCCATGATTGTGTTGATCCTGATGCAACAGGGTAAGGGTGCAGATGCGGGTGCTGCGTTTGGCAGTGGTGCGTCAGGTACAGTATTTGGGTCGCAAGGTTCTGCGAACTTTTTGAGTCGCACGACGGCGATTTTGGCAACGCTTTTCTTTTTACTGGCATTAGCATTAGCGTTCCTGGCTTCAGGGCGTACTATCCAATCGGGCAGTATTATGGAAGCGGTTACGCCAAGTGGGCAAGCGGTGGAAACCGCAGCACCGGTGCCAAACAGTGACGTACCGCCAGCGCCTGCCGCCGAGAAAGCTTCTAGCGATGTTCCGCCTGCTGTTGATGCTAAGCCGTCTGACAAGGTTGAAGAAAAGGCAGTGGTTGATGAGAAAAAACCAATTGCCGATGAAAAACCCGTGCAAGAGTCAAAGTAATAGCAGTAGAATATCGCGCCTGCTTTGCCGACGTGGTGGAATTGGTAGACACGCTATCTTGAGGGGGTAGTGGCGCAAGCTGTACCGGTTCGAGTCCGGTCGTCGGTACCATACATAAAAAGCCTGTCATCGTAAGATGATGGGCTTTTTGCTTTTATGCCTAATTCTTGCTAAAACCTGACAATACCCACTTTGGGGAATTAATCTGTGGTTCATGCACCGTTATATTCGACTGTATAACGAAATAGTGATACAAACAGTGTGTGTTTGGAATCATGCATCACAGACAACCGAGTGGTTTGGAGAGAACGCCACGGTTTGCACCAGGAGTTAGTATGCTAGGAGAATACCTTCCCATTCTCGTTTTTCTGGCAGTCGGTTTTGGCTTAGCAGTGGTATTGCTAGGTTTGGGTTTGCTTGCAGGCCCGCGCCGACCGGACGCAGAAAAAGATTCACCGTTCGAGTGCGGCTTCCCCGCGTTTGAAGACTCTCGCATCAAATTTGACGTGCGCTACTACCTCGTCGCCATCCTCTTCATCATTTTCGACCTTGAAATCGCCTTTCTGTTCCCGTGGGCCATTGTGCTCGACACCATTGGTGTGTTCGGTATCGTGGCGATGGGTATTTTCCTGACTATCCTGATTGTTGGTTTCATCTACGAGTGGAAAAAAGGGGCATTGGAATGGGAGTAGAAGGGATTCTGGAGAAAGGCTTCGTTACCACGACAGCCGATGCCCTGATCAACTGGGCGCGTACTGGCTCGTTGTGGCCGATGACCTTTGGTCTGGCGTGCTGCGCGGTGGAAATGATGCACGCGGGGGCTTCTCGTTACGATTTAGACCGTTTCGGTATTGTATTCCGTCCCAG containing:
- the tpiA gene encoding triose-phosphate isomerase; its protein translation is MRQKLVAGNWKLNGSKASIESLMGGILAGLEGMDNVAVAVCPPYVYIPMTQSLVVGSRVGLGSQDIADQDAGAFTGEVSGTMLKEFGCDYAIVGHSERRAIYGEQDADTARKFAAARKHGLKPILCVGETLEEREAGITEAVVARQLDAVIAMEGVEALTDGVIAYEPVWAIGTGKTASPQQAQDVHAFIRGKLAALNESVAAKVQILYGGSVKGANAAELFAMPDIDGGLIGGASLDANEFLAICKAGN
- the secG gene encoding preprotein translocase subunit SecG, with translation MLYNVLLIMLIVVSVAMIVLILMQQGKGADAGAAFGSGASGTVFGSQGSANFLSRTTAILATLFFLLALALAFLASGRTIQSGSIMEAVTPSGQAVETAAPVPNSDVPPAPAAEKASSDVPPAVDAKPSDKVEEKAVVDEKKPIADEKPVQESK
- the ndhC gene encoding NADH-quinone oxidoreductase subunit A — translated: MLGEYLPILVFLAVGFGLAVVLLGLGLLAGPRRPDAEKDSPFECGFPAFEDSRIKFDVRYYLVAILFIIFDLEIAFLFPWAIVLDTIGVFGIVAMGIFLTILIVGFIYEWKKGALEWE